TGTCGCGATTGTCGAAGGAATTCCCGCCGGCCTGCGCGTGCGGCGAGATTTCATCCAGATGCGGATTACCGCTCGTCAAGCCGGTTATGGGCGCGGCGGCCGAATGAAGATCGAGCAGGATACCCCCTCCTTTCTCTCAGGAGTGAGGAACGGGATCACGCTGGGCAGTCCGGTGTCGGTGTTGATATCGAACAGGGATTGGGAGAACTGGCAAAAGGTGATGGCGCCCTTTAACGTTGATGAGGCGGCTGTCCAAGCGAGATCGATTTCCCGACCGCGGCCGGGCCATGCCGATCTGGCCGGTGCGCTGAAGTATGGACATTCGGACATCCGCAACATCCTCGAACGAGCGAGCGCACGCGAGACGGCGGTTAAAACGGCAATCGGCGCGATCGCAGAGCAACTTCTGCTTGAATTTGAAATCGAGATCGCGGCCCACGTCATCCGGATCGGGAAGGTATGCGCAGATACATCCTCTATTGCGCGGAAGCAGCTTCTGAAGAACTCCGAGATGTCTCCGGTTCGCTGCGCGGACCCGGCGGCTGCGGGAAAAATGATGAAGGAGATAGATGCGGCGGCGGCGGCGCGCGACACGTTGGGTGGAAAGGTCGAGGTTGTGGCCTATAACATACCAGTCGGCCTGGGCTCTCACGTGCAGCATGATCGGCGCCTCGGGGTGCGGCTGGCGGCGGCGGTAATGGGGGTTCCCGCCATCAAAGCGGTGGAAATAGGGGAGGGCGTGCGGCTGGCCGAACTGAGGGGATCAGAGGCGCATGACGAGATCTTTCATTCTCGGCGAAAGGGCATGCGTTCGGCCGGTTTCTATCGAAAGACCAATCGCGCCGGCGGCATCGAGGGCGGAATCTCGAACGGAGAGAACATCATTCTCAAGGCGACCATGAAACCGATCCCAACGCTGGGCCGCCCGCTTCGTTCGGTCGATCTTCTAACGCGAAAACCGGCGAAGGCGGCCGTCGAGCGGAGTGATATCTGTGCGGTTCCGGCAGCGAGTATTATTGCAAGAGCTGCTGTGGCTCTTGAACTCGCGTCGGCGATGATCGAGAAGTTCGGAGGCGATAGCATCGCGGAGATGAAGAGGAATTTTACTGCGTACCTCCGTGCGCTGAGGAGCTTCGGCGGGAATGCATAAGATTCATGTGGACCTCGGCGCTGACAGCTACGACATTGTCGTCGCAAACGGAGCGATAAGAAAGCTCGCGGAGTTCCTTCGCCCTCTCGTCGCTCCAAGCCGCATCCTGATCATCAGCAATTCAACCGTCTTCGGGCTGTACGGCGATACCATAAGGGAGGCGCTGATTCCGCTGGGCTGCGAGATTTCAGCCGATCTGGTCGAGGACGGCGAACAATACAAGAATTTGGCGACCATCGAACATCTTTTGGACGGCATGGTGAAGGCGCGGCTCGACCGGAAGTCTGTGGTCGTCGCTTTAGGCGGCGGCGTCGTCGGCGACATGGCCGGATTTGCGGCATCCATCTTCATGCGCGGCGTGCCGTACGTAC
This portion of the Candidatus Abyssobacteria bacterium SURF_5 genome encodes:
- a CDS encoding chorismate synthase; translation: MLRYMTAGESHGQALVAIVEGIPAGLRVRRDFIQMRITARQAGYGRGGRMKIEQDTPSFLSGVRNGITLGSPVSVLISNRDWENWQKVMAPFNVDEAAVQARSISRPRPGHADLAGALKYGHSDIRNILERASARETAVKTAIGAIAEQLLLEFEIEIAAHVIRIGKVCADTSSIARKQLLKNSEMSPVRCADPAAAGKMMKEIDAAAAARDTLGGKVEVVAYNIPVGLGSHVQHDRRLGVRLAAAVMGVPAIKAVEIGEGVRLAELRGSEAHDEIFHSRRKGMRSAGFYRKTNRAGGIEGGISNGENIILKATMKPIPTLGRPLRSVDLLTRKPAKAAVERSDICAVPAASIIARAAVALELASAMIEKFGGDSIAEMKRNFTAYLRALRSFGGNA